A single window of Paroedura picta isolate Pp20150507F chromosome 8, Ppicta_v3.0, whole genome shotgun sequence DNA harbors:
- the ENTPD1 gene encoding ectonucleoside triphosphate diphosphohydrolase 1 isoform X1 produces the protein MDTNIPGSKPRGHFPRKLAIILGLLLGLSLLCLIAVVVAQKHATRKNNKYGIVLDAGSSHTSMYVYQWPAEKENDTGIVKQIDICEVKGSGISSYANEPENAGMSLKQCMDKAKLVVPARKYKETPVYLGATAGMRLLRKQNKNIADKVLSEVTATLDSYPFNFQGARILSGGEEGAYGWITVNYLLGNFKESVWPRFLPRIYPSVETTGALDLGGASTQITFVPDQENIESQGNIVNFYLYGKNYTVYTHSFLCYGKDQALRLKLIKDVQGRAEEKYQDPCFNPGYKRIMKVSDLLTNPCVAGSVPSLSFSQIEIEGTGQYENCQTSIERIFNLTHCPYSKCSFNGIFLPPVRGKFAAFSAFYYVMSFLNATKTPMDQTVQKIKAFCSRPWDEVKAAYPKVKEKYLSDYCFAAVYIMLLLGKGYHFTEDTWSSIQFRGKIGESDAGWTLGYMLNLTNMIPAERPYTPPLSHITYISLLVICSLMMVTPFLLGFLFFCQPKCMRKAII, from the exons ATGGACACAAATATACCAG GTTCCAAGCCAAGGGgacatttccccagaaaactTGCCATCATCCTAGGACTTCTTCTTGGATTATCCCTACTTTGTTTAATCGCAGTGGTTGTTGCACAGAAACACGCTACCAGAAAAAACAATAAA TATGGTATTGTGCTGGATGCTGGCTCTTCTCACACAAGCATGTATGTATATCAGTGGCCAGCAGAGAAGGAGAATGACACAGGAATAGTGAAGCAGATTGATATATGTGAAGTTAAAG GGTCAGGGATCTCATCATATGCCAATGAGCCTGAAAATGCTGGTATGTCCTTAAAGCAATGCATGGACAAGGCAAAGCTGGTCGTTCCTGCACGAAAATATAAAGAAACACCTGTTTACTTGGGAGCGACAGCTGGCATGCGGTTGCTGAG GAAGCAGAACAAGAATATTGCTGACAAGGTGCTCTCTGAAGTGACAGCAACACTGGActcgtaccctttcaatttccaGGGTGCTAGGATCCTCAGCGGTGGAGAAGAAGGTGCCTATGGCTGGATCACTGTAAATTATCTGCTGGGCAATTTTAAGGAG TCTGTCTGGCCACGTTTCCTGCCCCGTATATATCCCAGTGTGGAGACAACAGGGGCATTGGACCTTGGAGGCGCTTCCACACAGATAACCTTTGTACCGGACCAGGAAAACATCGAGTCACAAGGAAATATTGTGAATTTCTATCTCTATGGGAAGAACTACACTGTATATACACACAGCTTCCTGTGTTATGGGAAGGACCAGGCATTACGCCTGAAGCTGATCAAAGATGTTCAG gggagagCAGAAGAGAAATACCAGGATCCATGTTTCAATCCTGGTTATAAGAGGATCATGAAGGTTTCTGACCTACTCACAAACCCCTGTGTTGCTGGTAGCGTGCCTTCCCTATCCTTCTCACAGATTGAAATTGAGGGCACTGGGCAGTATGAAAACTGCCAGACCAGCATTGAGAGAATCTTCAATCTTACTCACTGCCCGTATTCCAAATGCTCATTCAATGGCATTTTTTTACCGCCTGTGCGAGGGAAATTTGCG GCCTTTTCTGCTTTCTATTATGTAATGAGCTTCCTAAATGCGACAAAAACACCTATGGATCAAACAGTGCAGAAAATTAAGGCGTTCTGCTCCAGACCCTGGGATGAG GTGAAAGCAGCATATCCGAAGGTAAAAGAGAAGTACTTAAGTGACTACTGCTTCGCAGCTGTTTACATAATGTTACTTCTTGGCAAGGGCTACCACTTCACGGAGGATACGTGGTCGTCCATCCAGTTCAGGGGAAAG ATTGGTGAAAGTGATGCTGGATGGACTCTGGGCTACATGCTGAACCTCACCAACATGATCCCTGCGGAGAGGCCCTATACACCGCCGCTGTCCCATATTACCTATATTAGCCTCCTGGTCATCTGTTCCCTTATGATGGTGACCCCATTCCTTCTAGGCTTCTTGTTTTTTTGTCAACCAAAGTGCATGAGAAAGGCAATTATTTAA
- the ENTPD1 gene encoding ectonucleoside triphosphate diphosphohydrolase 1 isoform X2 — MYVYQWPAEKENDTGIVKQIDICEVKGSGISSYANEPENAGMSLKQCMDKAKLVVPARKYKETPVYLGATAGMRLLRKQNKNIADKVLSEVTATLDSYPFNFQGARILSGGEEGAYGWITVNYLLGNFKESVWPRFLPRIYPSVETTGALDLGGASTQITFVPDQENIESQGNIVNFYLYGKNYTVYTHSFLCYGKDQALRLKLIKDVQGRAEEKYQDPCFNPGYKRIMKVSDLLTNPCVAGSVPSLSFSQIEIEGTGQYENCQTSIERIFNLTHCPYSKCSFNGIFLPPVRGKFAAFSAFYYVMSFLNATKTPMDQTVQKIKAFCSRPWDEVKAAYPKVKEKYLSDYCFAAVYIMLLLGKGYHFTEDTWSSIQFRGKIGESDAGWTLGYMLNLTNMIPAERPYTPPLSHITYISLLVICSLMMVTPFLLGFLFFCQPKCMRKAII, encoded by the exons ATGTATGTATATCAGTGGCCAGCAGAGAAGGAGAATGACACAGGAATAGTGAAGCAGATTGATATATGTGAAGTTAAAG GGTCAGGGATCTCATCATATGCCAATGAGCCTGAAAATGCTGGTATGTCCTTAAAGCAATGCATGGACAAGGCAAAGCTGGTCGTTCCTGCACGAAAATATAAAGAAACACCTGTTTACTTGGGAGCGACAGCTGGCATGCGGTTGCTGAG GAAGCAGAACAAGAATATTGCTGACAAGGTGCTCTCTGAAGTGACAGCAACACTGGActcgtaccctttcaatttccaGGGTGCTAGGATCCTCAGCGGTGGAGAAGAAGGTGCCTATGGCTGGATCACTGTAAATTATCTGCTGGGCAATTTTAAGGAG TCTGTCTGGCCACGTTTCCTGCCCCGTATATATCCCAGTGTGGAGACAACAGGGGCATTGGACCTTGGAGGCGCTTCCACACAGATAACCTTTGTACCGGACCAGGAAAACATCGAGTCACAAGGAAATATTGTGAATTTCTATCTCTATGGGAAGAACTACACTGTATATACACACAGCTTCCTGTGTTATGGGAAGGACCAGGCATTACGCCTGAAGCTGATCAAAGATGTTCAG gggagagCAGAAGAGAAATACCAGGATCCATGTTTCAATCCTGGTTATAAGAGGATCATGAAGGTTTCTGACCTACTCACAAACCCCTGTGTTGCTGGTAGCGTGCCTTCCCTATCCTTCTCACAGATTGAAATTGAGGGCACTGGGCAGTATGAAAACTGCCAGACCAGCATTGAGAGAATCTTCAATCTTACTCACTGCCCGTATTCCAAATGCTCATTCAATGGCATTTTTTTACCGCCTGTGCGAGGGAAATTTGCG GCCTTTTCTGCTTTCTATTATGTAATGAGCTTCCTAAATGCGACAAAAACACCTATGGATCAAACAGTGCAGAAAATTAAGGCGTTCTGCTCCAGACCCTGGGATGAG GTGAAAGCAGCATATCCGAAGGTAAAAGAGAAGTACTTAAGTGACTACTGCTTCGCAGCTGTTTACATAATGTTACTTCTTGGCAAGGGCTACCACTTCACGGAGGATACGTGGTCGTCCATCCAGTTCAGGGGAAAG ATTGGTGAAAGTGATGCTGGATGGACTCTGGGCTACATGCTGAACCTCACCAACATGATCCCTGCGGAGAGGCCCTATACACCGCCGCTGTCCCATATTACCTATATTAGCCTCCTGGTCATCTGTTCCCTTATGATGGTGACCCCATTCCTTCTAGGCTTCTTGTTTTTTTGTCAACCAAAGTGCATGAGAAAGGCAATTATTTAA